In the genome of Bremerella sp. P1, the window GGCATCGCCATAGAAGTGGCTCCAGAAAGCGTAGCTGCGACCGACGATGTTTTCCCATAGTCGTGACTGCGACTCGTGAATCCCCAGCGAAGCCGCATTGCCAGGTGGCAGGCCGAACCACTTTTTCGGCAGGCCTTGCTCGTACAACCCGTGGCCCGCTTCGTGTAGCGTCGAGAAGAAGGCCGAGGGGAAGAAGTTCTCGTCGTAACGCGTTGTGATGCGAATGTCGTAGGGACCGATCGTCGTGCAGAACGGATGGTGCGTGACATCGAGCCGGCCTGCCGAGAAGTCAAATCCGATTTGCGAGGCCGCCGACGTGCCAAGGACTTCCTGCTGGGCGATCGGGTAGTGCCGCTTCAGGATGTCCATATTCGGCTTGCGCCCGCTGTCCTTGATTTCGGCTACCAGCGGAACGAGTTGATCCTTCAGGGTCTCAAGCACACTGCGTACCTGGGAAGTCTTGGCTTCCGGTTCGTAGAAGTCGAGCAGAGCGTCGTACTGTTCGCCTTGGTAGCCGATTGCTTCCGCCGTTTCGCGGCTCAGGCTGATTAGCTTGTCGAGGATTGGCTCGAACGTGCCGAAGTTGTTTTCCGAGCGCGCTTTCACCCAAGTCTGCTGACCGATGATCCGGGCATGGCTGAACTCCTCGACCAGTCGCTTGGGCAGCTTGACCTGTTTCAGGTAGTCGCTCTTGATACGGCGAATCGTCGCTTCGGCCGGGCTGTTGGGCTCTTCGGTCAGCGGAGATTCGTGAAGTTCTTCCAGCCAGGCTCCGATCTTGGGATCGGTATTCCGGTCGTGAATGATTCCGGAAAGCAGCGTGATCTGATCGGCACGATACTCGCCGGCATTCTCGGGCAAAAGGACTCGTTCATCCCAGCCCAGCAGCGAATTGATATTCTCGAGCTTGGCTGTCTCGCGATAGTGGTCGCACAGTTGGTCGAAGATTTGCTGATGATCCGCCATGGTCTTTGCCTGGGCTAGAGATTAAATCGGTTTGCCGTGGGTTTTTAACGCAGGGCTTAGGCCAGCAACTTCGCGCCGGTTTCCTTGTCGCAGGCCGCCAAAATCTGGGCGATGGTCGCATCGGCTTCTTCGCCTGTCAGTGTGCGGTCGTAGGCCTGAAGGGTGACCGTAAAGAGGACACGCTTCTTGCCAGGGCCATCCTTCTTCGGATCGCGGAAGATCTCTTGGAACGTAACGACTTCCACCAGATCGCCTCCGGCCGAGTAACTGATGTCTTGCAGCTTCGACCAGCTGACGTCTTCATCGACGATCAAGTTCAAATCGCGATTCATCGCCGGGTGAGTGCTGAAATCTTGATGCTGTGGAATGAGGACAGCCAACTTCATCAACGCACCCAAGTCGAGTTCTGCGACCGTCGCTGGCTGCTGAAGGCCGAATGCCTTACGTGCCTTATCGCACACGACTCCGATGTAACCGAGCGTCGTGCTGTTGATCGTCAGATGAGCCCCCTGCCCTTCGGCGAAGATCGGGTCCGTGTAAGGAATCGTGTTGATCTTCACGTTCGGGTTGAGCATTCCGACCAGCCCTTCGATGACTCCCTTCAGCTCGAAGAAGTCACGTCCGCTGGTGATACCTACCATGTAACGCTCGTCCGGCAGCGCCTTGGGCTTGGGAAGGTAAACCTTGGCGATCTCATACAAGTCGATGTGGGTGTAGCTGAACTTCTCGTTGTTGCGACGTGCACCCAAGAGGCTCGGGATCAAACTCACGCGAAGGCGATCTTCCCCTTTGACCATCGGCATGCTGGTCGTCAGCGGCTCAGCGAGAGACCAGCCTTGGAAAGCTTTGGACCAGATGTCACTCACGATGCTACGGGTCAGGGTTTCATCAAAGCCCATCCCCAGCATGCCCATGCGAATCTTGTTGCGCACGCGATCCAAGTCGCTTTGATGCGATGCACTGAGGGAAACACCAGCGTGTTCGGGAATCTGGTCGTAGCCGTGGATACGAGCCACTTCTTCGACCAAGTCGACTTCGCGTTCGATATCGCGTCGCCAACTGGCCGGAATCACGGTGATCGCCTTTTCGCTTTGCTGCGTGACTTCGTTGCCCAGGCGTTCCAGGATGCGGCGAACTTCGGGCTGGTAAACATCAATACCCAAGATTCGCGGGATCTGCGACAGACGCAAGGTGACCGACTTACGGGCACTCGGCTGCGACCCGGCATAGACGTGGCCTTCACACACTTCGCCGCCAGCCGTATCGACGATCAGTTCGCAGCAGCGTCGGCTGGCCCAGTCGATCATCTCAGGATCGACCCCTCGTTCAAAACGATACGAAGAGTCACTCTTCAGTTTGAGCCGGCGCGAGGTTGTGCGTACCGGCAAAGCAGCGAATTGAGCCGCTTCGATTAAGAGGTCGGAGGTCATCTCGGTAACTTCCGTCTCTTTGCCACCCATTACGCCGGCCAGAGCGACGGCACCATTCTTGTCGGCGATTACATAGTCGTCGGTACTCAACAGGTACTCGCGATGATCGATCGCCAGGAACTTCTCGTCGTGCTCGGCCTTGCGAACGCGAACGGTGTCTCCGGTGAGCTTGTCCATATCGAACGCATGGAGCGGCTGACCGATTTCCATGAGAACGTAGTTGGTGGCGTCGACCACGTTGTTGATGGTGGGAATACCGATCGTACGCAGGCGATTGACCATCCAGGCTGGGCTGTCCCCAATGGTCACGCCGGTGATGCTTCGGGCGATGTACCGTGGACAGAACTCTTCGTCTTCGATTTGAACGATCTTAGAGCAAGCTCCCCCGGTCGAAACTTTCGAGATGTCGGCGCTGGGGACCTTCAGGTCGAGGTCGAACAGCACGCCGACTTCGCGGGCGATCCCGATATGGCCGAGCCAATCGGGACGGTTGCTGGTGACTTCCAGGTCCAGGCAGCGGTCGTTGTCGACCGTCGAGGAGCCGTCGAAATTCAAACCCGCCAAGGTCAAACGATCGCAGACTTCCGCTTCGCTAACGTCTAGATCGAGGTACTGCTTCAGCCAATCCCAGGAAACGAGCATGTCAAAGTTTTTCTTTACAGGGTCGTGTGTTCGAGGTTTCGTAGCGATTCCGTGCAAACGTGTCGCCGGCCAGATTTAGAACTGGGCCAGGAACTTCGTATTGCTGTCGTACAAATAGCGGATGTCGTTGATACCGTGACGTCGCATGCAAAGACG includes:
- the pheT gene encoding phenylalanine--tRNA ligase subunit beta, giving the protein MLVSWDWLKQYLDLDVSEAEVCDRLTLAGLNFDGSSTVDNDRCLDLEVTSNRPDWLGHIGIAREVGVLFDLDLKVPSADISKVSTGGACSKIVQIEDEEFCPRYIARSITGVTIGDSPAWMVNRLRTIGIPTINNVVDATNYVLMEIGQPLHAFDMDKLTGDTVRVRKAEHDEKFLAIDHREYLLSTDDYVIADKNGAVALAGVMGGKETEVTEMTSDLLIEAAQFAALPVRTTSRRLKLKSDSSYRFERGVDPEMIDWASRRCCELIVDTAGGEVCEGHVYAGSQPSARKSVTLRLSQIPRILGIDVYQPEVRRILERLGNEVTQQSEKAITVIPASWRRDIEREVDLVEEVARIHGYDQIPEHAGVSLSASHQSDLDRVRNKIRMGMLGMGFDETLTRSIVSDIWSKAFQGWSLAEPLTTSMPMVKGEDRLRVSLIPSLLGARRNNEKFSYTHIDLYEIAKVYLPKPKALPDERYMVGITSGRDFFELKGVIEGLVGMLNPNVKINTIPYTDPIFAEGQGAHLTINSTTLGYIGVVCDKARKAFGLQQPATVAELDLGALMKLAVLIPQHQDFSTHPAMNRDLNLIVDEDVSWSKLQDISYSAGGDLVEVVTFQEIFRDPKKDGPGKKRVLFTVTLQAYDRTLTGEEADATIAQILAACDKETGAKLLA
- a CDS encoding carboxypeptidase M32 — protein: MADHQQIFDQLCDHYRETAKLENINSLLGWDERVLLPENAGEYRADQITLLSGIIHDRNTDPKIGAWLEELHESPLTEEPNSPAEATIRRIKSDYLKQVKLPKRLVEEFSHARIIGQQTWVKARSENNFGTFEPILDKLISLSRETAEAIGYQGEQYDALLDFYEPEAKTSQVRSVLETLKDQLVPLVAEIKDSGRKPNMDILKRHYPIAQQEVLGTSAASQIGFDFSAGRLDVTHHPFCTTIGPYDIRITTRYDENFFPSAFFSTLHEAGHGLYEQGLPKKWFGLPPGNAASLGIHESQSRLWENIVGRSYAFWSHFYGDAKKMFPEALGDVPIGDFHFAINEVAPSLIRVEADEATYNLHIIIRFELEQALLSGDLQVKDLPGAWNEKYTQQLGITPTTDADGCLQDVHWSAGLMGYFPTYSLGNIYSAQLLEQAREDLGDLDGMFAAGEFMPLLDWLRENVHQHGECYPGAELVERVCGDPIDSTPLIRYLRAKLGPLYGIEH